The Magnolia sinica isolate HGM2019 chromosome 10, MsV1, whole genome shotgun sequence genome includes a window with the following:
- the LOC131257946 gene encoding uncharacterized protein LOC131257946 isoform X1: protein MPGPGPHMIYALGSGLGLMHASRARFSPHHCLFYAANAFLGPDLGSFAEWLSSTLSIGGGSILMHVIHDPFYYILVLGLPFSLFYSWLSKLLLHKGFLDTLSGVPLTRRQCLLLVSAGSLSHFFLDHLFEENGHSSMYTWILSTGWWKSRAPIDPDAVVVVGFLCSCLIGGFIYINRLKPAKKLITVQTSWSMLLVLVITSLYCLWCVSQIYWRNPAHAAIGEEADLGVLVFLAIYFFLPHCLCITSMNPKDYLDATAQLPM, encoded by the exons ATGCCAGGacctgggccccacatgatctaCGCCCTTGGATCGGGTCTGGGCCTCATGCACGCTTCCCGCGCACGTTTCAGCCCCCACCACTGCCTATTCTACGCAGCCAACGCCTTCCTCGGCCCCGACCTCGGCTCTTTTGCCGAGTGGCTGTCCTCCACCCTCTCCATAGGAGGTGGTTCCATCCTGATGCACGTCATCCACGATCCCTTTTACTATATCCTCGTCCTCGGccttcccttttctctcttctacaGCTGGCTTTCCAAGCTCCTCCTCCACAAGGGTTTTCTTGATACCTTGTCTGGG GTGCCGCTTACTAGAAGGCAATGCTTACTATTGGTGTCTGCAGGTTCATTGTCACACTTTTTCTTAGACCACTTGTTTGAG gaaaatgGCCATTCTTCGATGTATACTTGGATATTGAGCACAGGTTGGTGGAAAAGCCGAGCCCCTATTGACCCTGATGCTGTTGTCGTGGTTGGATTCTTATGCAGTTGTTTGATTGGGGGTTTCATTTACATTAACAG ACTGAAGCCTGCAAAAAAGCTCATCACGGTGCAAACAAGCTGGTCCATGTTACTGGTTCTGGTCATAACAAGCTTATACTGCCTGTGGTGCGTCAGTCAGATATACTGGAGAAATCCAGCTCATGCAGCAATAGGTGAAGAGGCAGATCTCGGAGTTCTCgtctttcttgctatttatttctttcttccccACTGCTTGTGCATCACATCTATGAACCCAAAAGACTACCTCGATGCAACAGCGCAGCTACCGATGTAA
- the LOC131217333 gene encoding uncharacterized protein LOC131217333: MAQNLGMSQPEAPDLAAPVTNPNNLYERFQRHRPPTFPGTHRLEKVEHWLNRVTKLLQPLHCSETENVELVSYHLEKETDLWWESVLRSIPENQIWTWEAFEARFREKYIPRSYQHERENEFLRLQQGGMSVAQYENRFTELSHYASEMIANEVVKMRRFTAGLRSSIRSKICCVNIRTYAELVEMSIRAE, encoded by the coding sequence ATGGCCCAAAACTTGGGCATGTCGCAACCCGAAGCGCCCGACCTAGCCGCGCCCGTGACCAATCCGAATAACCTCTATGAGCGGTTCCAGAGACACAGGCCGCCTACATTTCCCGGCACTCATCGCCTCGAGAAAGTGGAACATTGGCTCAACCGAGTCACCAAGTTATTGCAGCCTCTCCACTGTTCTGAGACAGAAAATGTAGAGCTGGTCTCATATCACCTTGAGAAGGAGACGGACCTATGGTGGGAGAGTGTCCTCCGATCCATCCCCGAGAACCAAATATGGACGTGGGAAGCATTTGAAGCCCGCTTTAGGGAGAAGTATATCCCTCGATCGTATCAGCACGAGAGGGAGAATGAATTTCTCCGCCTCCAACAAGGGGGGATGAGCGTGGCCCAATATGAGAACCGCTTTACTGAACTCTCCCACTATGCTTCTGAAATGATTGCCAATGAAGTGGTCAAGATGAGGCGGTTCACGGCAGGGCTGAGGAGCAGTATTCGCTCCAAGATATGTTGCGTCAACATTAGGACATACGCCGAGCTTGTCGAGATGTCCATCAGGGCGGAGTAG
- the LOC131257946 gene encoding uncharacterized protein LOC131257946 isoform X2: MPGPGPHMIYALGSGLGLMHASRARFSPHHCLFYAANAFLGPDLGSFAEWLSSTLSIGGGSILMHVIHDPFYYILVLGLPFSLFYSWLSKLLLHKGFLDTLSGENGHSSMYTWILSTGWWKSRAPIDPDAVVVVGFLCSCLIGGFIYINRLKPAKKLITVQTSWSMLLVLVITSLYCLWCVSQIYWRNPAHAAIGEEADLGVLVFLAIYFFLPHCLCITSMNPKDYLDATAQLPM; the protein is encoded by the exons ATGCCAGGacctgggccccacatgatctaCGCCCTTGGATCGGGTCTGGGCCTCATGCACGCTTCCCGCGCACGTTTCAGCCCCCACCACTGCCTATTCTACGCAGCCAACGCCTTCCTCGGCCCCGACCTCGGCTCTTTTGCCGAGTGGCTGTCCTCCACCCTCTCCATAGGAGGTGGTTCCATCCTGATGCACGTCATCCACGATCCCTTTTACTATATCCTCGTCCTCGGccttcccttttctctcttctacaGCTGGCTTTCCAAGCTCCTCCTCCACAAGGGTTTTCTTGATACCTTGTCTGGG gaaaatgGCCATTCTTCGATGTATACTTGGATATTGAGCACAGGTTGGTGGAAAAGCCGAGCCCCTATTGACCCTGATGCTGTTGTCGTGGTTGGATTCTTATGCAGTTGTTTGATTGGGGGTTTCATTTACATTAACAG ACTGAAGCCTGCAAAAAAGCTCATCACGGTGCAAACAAGCTGGTCCATGTTACTGGTTCTGGTCATAACAAGCTTATACTGCCTGTGGTGCGTCAGTCAGATATACTGGAGAAATCCAGCTCATGCAGCAATAGGTGAAGAGGCAGATCTCGGAGTTCTCgtctttcttgctatttatttctttcttccccACTGCTTGTGCATCACATCTATGAACCCAAAAGACTACCTCGATGCAACAGCGCAGCTACCGATGTAA
- the LOC131257946 gene encoding uncharacterized protein LOC131257946 isoform X3 — MPGPGPHMIYALGSGLGLMHASRARFSPHHCLFYAANAFLGPDLGSFAEWLSSTLSIGGGSILMHVIHDPFYYILVLGLPFSLFYSWLSKLLLHKGFLDTLSGVPLTRRQCLLLVSAGSLSHFFLDHLFEENGHSSMYTWILSTGWWKSRAPIDPDAVVVVGFLCSCLIGGFIYINSSHCIVLQTEACKKAHHGANKLVHVTGSGHNKLILPVVRQSDILEKSSSCSNR, encoded by the exons ATGCCAGGacctgggccccacatgatctaCGCCCTTGGATCGGGTCTGGGCCTCATGCACGCTTCCCGCGCACGTTTCAGCCCCCACCACTGCCTATTCTACGCAGCCAACGCCTTCCTCGGCCCCGACCTCGGCTCTTTTGCCGAGTGGCTGTCCTCCACCCTCTCCATAGGAGGTGGTTCCATCCTGATGCACGTCATCCACGATCCCTTTTACTATATCCTCGTCCTCGGccttcccttttctctcttctacaGCTGGCTTTCCAAGCTCCTCCTCCACAAGGGTTTTCTTGATACCTTGTCTGGG GTGCCGCTTACTAGAAGGCAATGCTTACTATTGGTGTCTGCAGGTTCATTGTCACACTTTTTCTTAGACCACTTGTTTGAG gaaaatgGCCATTCTTCGATGTATACTTGGATATTGAGCACAGGTTGGTGGAAAAGCCGAGCCCCTATTGACCCTGATGCTGTTGTCGTGGTTGGATTCTTATGCAGTTGTTTGATTGGGGGTTTCATTTACATTAACAG TTCTCATTGTATTGTACTGCAGACTGAAGCCTGCAAAAAAGCTCATCACGGTGCAAACAAGCTGGTCCATGTTACTGGTTCTGGTCATAACAAGCTTATACTGCCTGTGGTGCGTCAGTCAGATATACTGGAGAAATCCAGCTCATGCAGCAATAGGTGA